A genomic segment from Nicotiana tabacum cultivar K326 chromosome 9, ASM71507v2, whole genome shotgun sequence encodes:
- the LOC107812567 gene encoding topless-related protein 4 isoform X4 encodes MSSLSRELVFLILQFLDEEKFKDAVHKLEQESGFFFNMRYFDEMVANGEWDEVEKYLSGFTKVDDNRYSMKIFFEIRKQKYLEALDRNDRPKAVDILIKDLKVFSAFNEDLFKEITQLLTLDNFRDNEQLSKYGDTKSARSIMLLELKKLIEANPLFRDKLNFPTLKNARLRTLINQSLNWQHQLCKSPKPNPDIKTLFVDHSCGPSQPNGARAPSPVTHPLMGGVPKPGVFPPLGAHGVNQAPGPLPNALAGWMTNPPQVSHPSASAGPIGFTTPNNAAAMLKRPRTPTNNPTVDYQTADSEHMLKRSRPFGVSDEVNNMPINILPGGYSGQSHAQSSYSSDDLPKASVMTLNQGSAVKSMDFHPAQQILLLVGTGTGEIMIWELGGRERISHRSFKVWDLGQCSVALQASLASEYSASVNRVMWSPDGTLFGVAYSKHIVHIYSYHGGDDLRNHLEIEAHSGSVNDLAFSYPNKQICIVTCGDDRLIKVWDAVSGAKQYTFEGHEAPVYSICPHHKENIQFIFSTAIDGKIKAWLYDNMGSRVDYDAPGHSSTTMAYSADGTRLFSCGTNKEGESYLVEWNESEGAVKRTFMGLGKRAGGVVQFDTTKNRFLAAGDEFMIKFWDMDSINMLTSTEAEGGIPASPCLRFNKEGILLAVSTSDNGIKILANADGLRLLRSMENRQFDASRVASASVVKPPTMGSFGPPSTSVAASFVDRGVPMTSMVSMNGENRNLADVRPRAAEETVDKSRIWKPTEINEPSQCRSLKLPDSLTATRISRLIYTNSGLAILALASNAVHKLWKWPRNERNPTGKANASIVPQLWQPSNGTLMTNDITDTNPEDAVPCFALSKNDSYVMSASGGKISLFNMMTFKTMTTFMPAPPAATFLAFHPQDNNVIAIGMDDSSIQIYNVRVDEVKIKLKGHQKRITGLAFSHSLNVLISAGADSQLCVWSTDAWEKQTSKYLQIPAGRAAAPQADTRVQFHQDQTQLLVVHETQIAIFEASKLECLKQWVPREASGPITHATYSCDSQSIFVSFEDASVGVLSASTLRWRCRINPTSYLPSNPSSRMHPLVIAAHPSDPNQFALGLSDGAVIVLEPLESEGKWGTLPPAENGAGPSTSGAANSDQPQR; translated from the exons ATGTCTTCGCTGAGCAGAGAGCTGGTGTTTTTGATACTTCAGTTCCTTGATGAGGAGAAATTCAAAGATGCTGTTCACAA ATTGGAGCAAGAATCAGGGTTTTTCTTTAACATGAGGTATTTTGACGAAATGGTGGCGAATGGAGAATGGGATGAAGTGGAGAAGTACTTATCGGGTTTCACCAAGGTTGACGATAATAGATACTCCATGAAAATATTCTTCGAGATTCGAAAGCAAAAGTACCTAGAAGCCCTAGATAG GAACGACCGTCCTAAAGCTGTTGATATCCTAATTAAGGACTTGAAGGTGTTTTCGGCTTTTAATGAAGACCTTTTCAAAGAAATTACGCAACTTTTGACTCTTGACAACTTTAG GGATAACGAGCAATTATCTAAATATGGAGATACTAAGTCTGCTAGGAGTATAATGCTTCTGGAACTCAAAAAATTGATAGAAGCAAATCCCCTGTTTCGTGATAAGCTGAACTTTCCCACCTTGAAGAACGCAAGGCTGCGAACATTAATCAACCAGAG TTTGAACTGGCAGCATCAGCTTTGTAAGAGCCCGAAGCCTAATCCTGACATAAAGACCTTATTTGTGGACCATTCTTGCGGTCCGTCACAGCCAAATGGTGCACGGGCTCCATCCCCTGTAACTCATCCACTCATGGGAGGTGTTCCAAAGCCCGGGGTTTTTCCACCTCTTGGTGCTCATGGTGTAAAT CAAGCACCTGGTCCTCTGCCAAATGCTCTTGCTGGGTGGATGACTAATCCTCCTCAAGTTTCTCATCCTTCTGCTTCTGCTGGACCAATAGGTTTTACCACTCCAAATAATGCAG CAGCTATGCTAAAGCGTCCTAGGACTCCTACGAATAACCCAACAGTGGACTATCAAACAGCTGACTCGGAGCACATGTTAAAGAGATCAAGACCTTTTGGTGTATCAGATGAA GTAAATAATATGCCTATCAATATTTTGCCTGGTGGGTACTCTGGCCAAAGCCATGCACAAAGTTCGTATTCATCAGATGATTTGCCCAAGGCTTCTGTCATGACTCTAAATCAGGGTTCAGCAGTCAAGAGCATGGATTTCCATCCGGCGCAGCAAATTCTGCTTCTTG TTGGTACTGGCACAGGAGAGATTATGATTTGGGAATTGGGTGGTAGGGAGAGGATTTCTCATAGAAGTTTCAAGGTTTGGGATCTTGGGCAATGCTCAGTGGCTTTACAG GCATCTTTGGCAAGTGAGTACTCTGCATCAGTTAATCGTGTAATGTGGAGTCCTGATGGCACTCTGTTTG GTGTTGCATACTCTAAGCACATTGTGCACATCTACTCCTATCACGGTGGCGATGATCTTAGAAACCACCTTGAG ATTGAGGCTCATTCAGGAAGCGTCAATGATCTTGCTTTTTCCTATCCTAACAAACAGATTTGTATTGTTACCTGTGGAGATGACAGGCTTATTAAG GTATGGGATGCGGTGTCAGGGGCTAAGCAATATACATTTGAGGGCCATGAGGCACCAGTCTATTCAATATGTCCACATCACAAAGAAAATATTCAG TTTATCTTCTCAACTGCAATTGACGGGAAAATAAAGGCATGGTTGTACGATAACATGGGTTCGAGAGTTGACTATGATGCACCAGGTCATTCATCAACCACAATGGCTTATAGTGCCGACGGAACAAG GTTATTCTCATGTGGGACtaataaagaaggagagtcataTCTTGTTGAATGGAATGAAAGTGAAGGAGCTGTAAAGCGTACATTTATGGGTCTAGGGAAGCGTGCTGGCGGGGTGGTGCAATTTGACactactaaaaatagatttttggcAGCTGGTGATGAGTTCATGATAAAATTTTGGGACATGGACAGTATAAACATGCTGACAAGTACTGAAGCTGAGGGTGGCATACCG GCTTCTCCTTGCCTCCGATTTAACAAGGAAGGAATATTGCTGGCTGTTTCGACAAGTGACAATGGGATAAAAATTTTAGCAAATGCAGATGGTCTTAGGCTTTTAAGATCCATGGAAAATCGCCAATTTGATGCTTCTAGAGTAGCCTCTGCTTCTGTGGTGAAG CCCCCCACAATGGGAAGTTTTGGGCCTCCTAGCACTTCTGTTGCCGCAAGCTTTGTAGATCGAGGAGTGCCAATGACATCCATGGTTTCCATG AATGGTGAAAATCGCAACTTAGCTGATGTAAGGCCAAGAGCTGCAGAAGAGACTGTTGATAAATCTAGAATCTGGAAACCGACTGAAATTAATGAACCATCGCAGTGCAGATCCTTGAAGCTTCCAGACAGTTTAACAGCGACCAGG ATTTCAAGGTTAATATATACAAATTCAGGATTAGCTATACTTGCATTAGCTTCCAATGCTGTGCACAAACTTTGGAAATGGCCCAGAAATGAGCGAAACCCGACAGGGAAG GCTAATGCAAGTATTGTTCCACAACTTTGGCAACCTTCAAATGGGACGCTGATGACAAATGATATTACTGACACAAATCCTGAAGACGCTGTTCCATGTTTTGCTCTCTCAAAGAACGACTCTTATGTGATGTCAGCTTCTGGAGGGAAAATATCATTGTTTAATATGATGACATTTAAG ACTATGACAACATTTATGCCTGCTCCACCTGCGGCAACCTTTTTGGCTTTTCATCCTCAAGATAATAATGTTATTGCCATAGGCATGGATGACTCCTCTATCCAAATATACAATGTCCGGGTTGACGAG GTAAAGATAAAGCTCAAAGGACATCAGAAAAGAATAACTGGGCTCGCTTTTTCGCATTCTCTCAATGTGCTTATATCTGCAGGAGCAGATTCTCag CTGTGCGTTTGGAGCACTGATGCTTGGGAGAAGCAAACAAGCAAATACTTGCAGATTCCTGCTGGGAGAGCAGCTGCTCCTCAAGCAGATACTCGTGTACAATTTCACCAGGACCAGACACAATTGTTGGTAGTACATGAAACGCAGATAGCCATATTTGAAGCTTCTAAACTGGAGTGCCTCAAACAG TGGGTCCCTAGAGAAGCGAGTGGTCCAATTACACATGCAACATATTCTTGTGATAGCCAGTCTATatttgttagttttgaagatGCAAGTGTAGGTGTTCTCAGTGCGTCAACATTGCGATGGAGATGTCGGATCAATCCTACTTCCTACCTTCCCAGCAATCCAAG TTCAAGGATGCATCCACTTGTTATTGCTGCACATCCATCTGATCCTAATCAGTTTGCATTGGGACTAAGCGACGGTGCTGTTATTGTACTTGAGCCGCTTGAGTCTGAAGGCAAATGGGGAACCTTGCCACCAGCTGAAAATGGTGCTGGGCCAAGCACTTCAGGTGCTGCAAATTCAGATCAACCGCAGAGGTAG